A window from Theobroma cacao cultivar B97-61/B2 chromosome 3, Criollo_cocoa_genome_V2, whole genome shotgun sequence encodes these proteins:
- the LOC18606638 gene encoding ABC transporter C family member 10, producing MEGAWTVFCSNSESSHGVGITRSPGFSAILNPCTCINHALTISVDILLLLIFLFIVIYRLSMRKVTAAFQSEHVSSLQILSAVFNGILAIAYLVLGIWIMKTKLNTDQTILPLHEWLVVLFQGLTWLLLGSFVSLKKQKLPCISAVKSCSILGLLYAGFLCVSAFRESIVDRTVSAKIILDILSFSGSILLFLCAFEGDKRKDTDLDDTIDDCYAPLRGGEPEVTDGISIIHNVTTFGRAGFFSTMTFWWLNPLLKQGKEKVLEDQDIPLLLEEHRAQMCYSRYMEQLSKEKKEGPSDLPWRLSMIFYSHWKAILVSGFFALIKVLTLSMGPLFLRAFIEVAEGKEAFKHEGYALAVGLFLTKCLESFSERQWFFRTKLVGLQVRSLLSAAIYQKQLRLSNAAKTTHSPGEIVNYVSVDAYRIGEFPSWLHQIWSTSLQLCLALCIVYYTVGLATVAALIAIIFTVLASSPLAKLLLKYQKKLMLAQDKRLKAITEALANMKVLKLYAWEKHFKNVIEGLRKEELKWISGILTQRGFQVVLFWSSSVIVPAVTFWACYFLRIQLNAGTVFTFLASLNILQEPIRVIPDVVGVFIEAKVSLDRIVKFLEAPELNDRDLWQEHNDKDSEYSIFISSAEFSWDIDSSSKPTLRNINLVVKPREKIAICGEVGSGKSTLLASVLGEVPKVHGIVRSCGKIAYVSQTSWIQTGSIQENILFGSVMDPVRYQEVLEKCCLVEDLEMLPFRDLTEIGERGVNLSGGQKQRVQLARALYQDADIYLLDDPFSAVDAHTATSLFNEYIIGALSEKTVLLVTHQVDFLPAFDSILLMAAGEIIEAATYDNLRASSQEFQNLVYAHNSTLGSEIHIDHSTGRRPMTFKGEIQDIYVKDQSVVPSREQLIKQEEKETGDTGLKPYRQYLSHDKCFLFFSFAAIFHMIFIIGQLMQNYWLAAKVQNSNVNRLKLVTVYTVIGSAVAIFLLLRSFSVVLLGCGASQSIFSTLLKSIFRAPMSFYDSTPLGRILSRVSSDSSIVDLEVPFRFAIALGSTLNAYSSFVILAILAWPVVFVIIPLIFLSIFLQRYYLASSMELKRINGTTKSSVASHLAESIVGAMTIRAFGEGDRFFLKNLGLIDANASSDFHSFSANEWLIQRLEIPCAVVLSSLALAMTLLPFGASASGFIGMALSYGLSLNLFLVVAIQYQCVLANLMVSVERLEQYMHIPSEAPEVIEDNRPAHGWPSVGKVEICNLKVRYRRNAPLVLKGISCIFEGGHKIGIVGRTGSGKTTLISALFRLVEPSDGKIIIDDLNISTMGLHDLRSHLGIIPQDPTLFSGSVRYNLDPLSEHSDYEIWEVLEKCQLREAVQEKEEGLNSLVVQDGSNWSMGQRQLICLGRALLKRSQILVLDEATASIDNATDSIIQKTIRTEFADCTVITVAHRIPSVMDCNMVLGISDGKLIEYDEPAKLMNKLGSLFGQLVKEYWSRSSHDDTYSENW from the exons ATGGAGGGTGCATGGACTGTATTCTGCAGTAACTCTGAGAGTTCACATGGAGTTGGAATAACACGCAGTCCTGGTTTTTCGGCGATACTCAATCCATGTACATGTATCAATCATGCTTTGACGATTTCTGTTGATATCCTGCTTCTGttaattttcttattcataGTCATTTATAGATTGTCTATGAGGAAGGTTACCGCAGCCTTCCAGTCTGAACACGTCTCTTCATTGCAAATTCTCTCAGCAGTCTTTAATGGCATTTTAGCCATTGCCTACTTGGTTTTGGGGATATGGATAATGAAAACAAAGCTAAATACAGATCAGACAATACTAcctttgcatgaatggctagtAGTGTTATTTCAAGGACTGACATGGTTGCTTTTAGGGTCATTTGTGAGCCTGAAGAAGCAAAAACTTCCATGTATATCAGCAGTGAAATCTTGTTCAATTCTTGGCCTTTTGTATGCAGGGTTTCTCTGTGTATCAGCTTTTCGAGAATCTATTGTTGATAGAACAGTTTCAGCTAAGATAATTTTggatattttatctttttctggATCAATTTTACTGTTCCTTTGCGCCTTTGAAGGGGACAAGCGTAAGGACACTGATCTAGATGATACCATTGATGATTGCTATGCACCTTTGCGAGGTGGAGAACCTGAAGTAACTGATGGAATTAGCATCATTCATAATGTTACGACCTTTGGCAGAGCTGGATTTTTCAGTACGATGACCTTTTGGTGGTTGAATCCATTACTGAAGCAGGGTAAGGAGAAAGTTCTTGAGGATCAAGATATCCCTTTGTTGCTAGAGGAACATCGAGCACAAATGTGCTACTCAAGGTATATGGAGCAGCTgagtaaagagaaaaaggaaggacCAAGTGATCTGCCCTGGAGATTGTCAATGATTTTCTATTCTCACTGGAAAGCTATTTTAGTTTCTGGGTTCTTCGCATTGATAAAGGTTCTCACATTGTCCATGGGCCCATTGTTCCTTAGAGCCTTTATTGAGGTTGCAGAAGGAAAAGAAGCCTTCAAGCATGAGGGTTATGCGCTGGCCGTTGGCCTCTTCTTAACAAAATGCTTGGAATCATTTTCTGAGAGGCAATGGTTCTTTCGGACAAAGTTGGTAGGACTTCAGGTAAGGTCTTTGCTATCAGCAGCAATATATCAGAAGCAACTTCGACTATCAAATGCTGCTAAAACAACTCATTCTCCAGGTGAGATAGTAAATTATGTCAGTGTGGATGCCTACAGAATAGGTGAGTTTCCATCTTGGTTACATCAGATATGGTCAACAAGCCTTCAGTTATGTCTTGCGTTGTGCATTGTATACTACACTGTGGGACTTGCAACAGTTGCAGCTTTAATTGCCATTATCTTCACAGTTCTTGCAAGTTCTCCATTGGCTAAATTACTCCTTAAATATCAGAAAAAACTAATGTTGGCACAAGATAAGAGGCTAAAGGCCATCACAGAGGCACTTGCAAATATGAAGGTTTTGAAGCTGTATGCTTGGGAGAAACATTTCAAGAACGTTATAGAAGGATTAAGGAAAGAAGAATTAAAGTGGATTTCAGGAATTCTGACACAAAGAGGGTTCCAGGTAGTTCTGTTTTGGTCATCTTCAGTTATTGTACCAGCTGTTACTTTCTGGGCATGCTACTTTCTCAGGATTCAACTCAATGCTGGAACTGTTTtcacatttttagcaagtttgaATATTCTTCAAGAGCCAATAAGGGTGATTCCTGATGTTGTTGGAGTGTTCATTGAAGCAAAAGTTTCCCTGGATCGAATTGTGAAATTTCTTGAGGCACCAGAGTTGAATGACAGAGATTTATGGCAGGAACACAATGACAAAGACTCTGAGTACTCCATTTTCATCAGCTCCGCTGAATTTTCTTGGGACATAGATTCTTCCTCCAAACCGACATTAAGGAACATAAATTTGGTGGTTAAACCAAGAGAAAAGATTGCTATTTGTGGAGAGGTCGGCTCAGGCAAATCAACCCTTTTAGCTTCTGTTCTTGGGGAAGTTCCAAAAGTCCATGGCATT GTTCGTAGTTGCGGAAAGATAGCATATGTTTCTCAGACTTCATGGATCCAAACTGGCAGTATAcaagaaaatattctatttggCTCTGTGATGGATCCAGTTAGATACCAAGAGGTGCTTGAGAAGTGTTGCCTAGTAGAAGATCTAGAGATGCTTCCTTTTAGGGACCTCACTGAAATAGGAGAAAGAGGTGTAAACTTGAGTGGTGGACAAAAACAGAGAGTTCAATTAGCTCGTGCATTATATCAGGATGCAGATATCTATCTTCTGGATGATCCCTTCAGTGCTGTAGATGCCCATACAGCAACAAGTCTCTTTAAT GAATATATCATTGGAGCTCTCTCAGAGAAGACAGTCTTACTTGTGACCCACCAAGTGGACTTCCTCCCAGCTTTTGATTCTATCTTG TTGATGGCTGCTGGAGAAATCATAGAAGCTGCTACTTATGATAATCTACGTGCTTCAAGTCAGGAATTCCAAAACCTTGTGTATGCACATAATAGTACTCTTGGCTCTGAGATACACATTGACCACTCTACAGGCAGAAGACCTATGACATTCAAAGGAGAGATCCAAGATATATATGTTAAGGATCAGTCAGTTGTGCCTTCAAGAGAGCAATTGATTaagcaagaagaaaaagaaacaggaGACACAGGTCTCAAGCCTTACAGACAGTATTTAAGCCATGACAagtgctttttatttttctcctttGCAGCTATATTCCACATGATCTTCATTATTGGCCAACTGATGCAAAACTACTGGTTGGCTGCTAAAGTCCAGAACTCTAATGTAAACAGACTGAAATTAGTCACAGTTTACACGGTGATTGGGAGTGCTGtagcaatctttttgctcctTCGATCCTTTTCTGTAGTTCTTTTAGGTTGTGGAGCATCACAATCTATTTTCTCTACACTTCTGAAATCCATTTTCCGGGCACCAATGTCCTTCTACGACTCAACTCCTCTGGGGAGGATACTCAGTCGA GTATCTTCTGATTCGAGCATTGTTGATCTTGAAGTGCCGTTCAGATTTGCAATTGCACTTGGGTCAACCTTGAATGCCTACTCTAGCTTTGTGATACTGGCTATTCTTGCCTGGCCAGTTGTCTTTGTCATCATTCCCCTAATTTTTCTAAGTATATTCCTACAG AGGTACTACCTTGCTTCCTCAATGGAGTTGAAGAGAATCAATGGCACAACAAAGTCTTCAGTTGCCAGTCACCTTGCTGAATCCATTGTTGGAGCCATGACAATCAGAGCTTTTGGGGAGGGAGATCGATTCTTCTTGAAGAATCTGGGCCTGATTGATGCTAATGCAAGTTCAGACTTCCATAGCTTTTCTGCAAATGAGTGGTTAATCCAACGTCTGGAAATACCTTGCGCTGTGGTACTTTCTTCGTTGGCACTTGCCATGACTTTACTTCCTTTTGGAGCATCTGCCTCTG GGTTCATTGGAATGGCATTGTCTTATGGCCTCTCATTGAATTTATTCCTTGTTGTTGCCATCCAATACCAATGCGTGCTAGCAAACTTAATGGTTTCTGTAGAAAGGCTTGAGCAATACATGCATATTCCAAGTGAGGCTCCGGAAGTAATTGAAGATAATAGGCCTGCCCATGGTTGGCCTTCTGTTGGTAAAGTGGAGATTTGCAATTTGAAG GTTAGATATCGACGCAATGCTCCACTAGTTCTTAAGGGCATAAGCTGCATTTTTGAAGGAGGGCATAAAATTGGGATAGTTGGCCGGACAGGTAGTGGAAAGACAACTCTTATCAGTGCTTTGTTCCGTTTGGTAGAGCCTTCAGATGGAAAAATCATCATTGATGACCTAAACATCTCCACGATGGGGCTTCATGATTTGAGATCACATTTAGGAATCATCCCACAAGATCCTACTCTTTTTAGCGGCTCTGTCAGATACAATCTGGATCCCTTGTCAGAGCATAGTGATTACGAAATATGGGAG GTTCTTGAAAAATGTCAACTTCGAGAGGCTGTtcaagagaaagaggaaggcCTGAATTCCTTAG TTGTACAAGATGGATCAAACTGGAGCATGGGGCAGAGACAATTAATTTGTCTGGGACGAGCACTGCTGAAGAGGAGCCAGATACTAGTACTTGATGAAGCCACTGCATCAATCGATAATGCAACTGATTCTATCATCCAGAAAACTATAAGAACAGAATTTGCAGACTGCACAGTGATTACTGTGGCTCACAGAATACCGTCTGTGATGGACTGCAATATGGTGCTTGGTATCAGCGATG GGAAATTGATAGAATATGATGAACCAGCAAAGCTGATGAATAAACTGGGATCACTCTTTGGGCAGCTTGTCAAGGAATATTGGTCTCGTTCTTCCCATGATGATACCTATTCGGAAAACTGGTAA